The genomic segment GTTCACGCAGATGTTCTACGTGGCAGCGCAAATCATGGTGTGGACATTCATCATACACTACGCAGACGCACTGGGCATCGACAAGGCGACGGCACAGAAATTCAATATTGCTGCGATGATTTTCTTCCTTTTCGGCAGATTCATCAGCACGATGCTCATGAAATACATCAACGGGCGCAAACTGCTCGTCACCTTTGCGTGCGGCGCCATTATCTGTACGCTGGGCACCATCTTCATCATCGGCCACGCAGGACTCTACTGTCTCGTCGGCATCAGCCTGTTCATGTCACTCATGTTCCCCACCATCTACGGCATTGCCTTGGAAAACGTAGAGTCGGAAGATATGACATTCGGAGCCGCATTCCTCGTCATGGCTATCGTGGGCGGTGCACTCATGCCTCCATTGCAGGGCATGATTATCGACAACGGAAGCATCATGGGAATGCCAGCCGTCAATGTATCCTTTGCCCTGCCGCTCCTCTGCTTCATCATCGTGGGCATCTACGGATGGCGGGAACAAAGGAGATAGCCGTTTCCCCGACTTATTCCGCCAAAAACAATAAAAAAATCTGCATCACTCGCATGATGCAGATTTTTTATTAACCCTTTTTTGTGGAACAATTGAAACTGTCCGGTTTTTATTCCTCTGTACGAGTCAGCGTACGCTTCTCAGCGATACGTGCCTTCTTACCGGTGAGCTTGCGCAGGTAGTACAGTTTCGCACGGCGAACCTTACCACGCTTGTTCACCTCAATGCTGTCGATGTTCGGAGACTCAATCGGGAAAATACGCTCAACGCCAACCGTTCCAGACATCTTGCGAACGGTGAAACGTCTCTTCTCGCCATGACCGCAAATCTTGATAACAACACCGCGGTACAACTGAATACGCTCCTTTGAGCCCTCAATAATTTTGTAAGCAACCGTAATGGTATCTCCCGACTTAAACTCAGGGAAGTTCTTTCCAGTTGCAAATGCCTCTTCGGCAACTTTAATCAAGTCCATCTTTAATGATTCTTTTAATTGATAGAAACTCCAACGCAACATGGCTAATGACACTTCCACTGCCAGCGGTTACGCCGAAAACGGTTGCAAAGTTAACACAAAATTCTGGAAAACAAAAAGTTCTCATAGATTTTTTTTGGTTTTTAACAGTGGCTGCGCTTTTCAATGAAATCTCAGAAATAGAAAAAATGGAGGACGCTTGTGCATTCTCCATTCTTGTGTTTAACTATTCTTAGCTCGAATTATTGTTTATTGAAAAACGTTCTATTTGATAACTATTTTCTTTCCATTTTGAATGTAAATACCTTTAGGAAGATCTTTTCCTGTTACATTTTTTCCGTCTATCGTATAAATGGCATGATTTCCATTATCTTTATTAGGTGTTTCAGTTTCAATGGTTGAAATACCAGAGGTCTCACTACTTGATATCTCAACATCATCAATCTGCCACCAATAGCTCAGTCCGTCGTTATCCGCATCATAGCAGTGGAAACGGATTTTCATGTTATCGGATAGGTACGCAGACAAGTCGAGCGTTATTTTGACATAGCCGACAGCTGGCTTAACGGTTTCACCATTTTCGTCACGGGGATAGTCGCTGAGCACGTCGAAGATAGATGTCCAGTTCTCGCCACCATCACTGCTCACTTCAACCCGATAATAGGGTTTAAGAATTGGAGTTGCATTACCGCCATTGGTGTGAGAATAGAATGTCAACGTCTTTCCATTGGAGAATGAGGGTGAAGTAAGTTTTGCAACCTGATGTTCTCCTCCCCAAAACGCCTCTGCCATTGTCATGGCATGGGTTCCGCTGTGCACCATTTGTTTGTTTTTTCCAGTTGGTGTTCCTTCCGTATAT from the Prevotella sp. Rep29 genome contains:
- the rplS gene encoding 50S ribosomal protein L19 yields the protein MDLIKVAEEAFATGKNFPEFKSGDTITVAYKIIEGSKERIQLYRGVVIKICGHGEKRRFTVRKMSGTVGVERIFPIESPNIDSIEVNKRGKVRRAKLYYLRKLTGKKARIAEKRTLTRTEE